The Maniola hyperantus chromosome 9, iAphHyp1.2, whole genome shotgun sequence genome includes a region encoding these proteins:
- the LOC117985250 gene encoding glucose dehydrogenase [FAD, quinone]-like has protein sequence MVGAVDYPCPIPAIGPSITSSCPSQFLLFMSILESFVYGRADLSMACFPVKEIGVPDDSYDFVVVGGGTAGSVVSERLSENEQWKVLLIEAGGDEPVPAVVPAWLKAYRGRNETDWNYSTVPQEKACLDSGGVCSWPKGKMLGGCSVINDMMYMRGNPDDYDGWAADGATGWSWSEVFPYFMRSEKNVEIGYGGISQEYHTSGGSMLVQRFNYAPKFAHDVVSASIEMGYPPTSDLNGETGTGFTIAQAYTDYGSRQSTARTYFRAFLHPAYEQKNLHILLNAEGSRVIIDPVTKKVTGVEYIKNGQKKIVGVNKEVVLSGGTINTPKILLLSGIGPKETLEQFNIPVIKDLPGVGQNLHDHVGVTLEFTLTKESDVPELSWASAMKFLMERKGPLSGTGLSQLTGKVNSRLAGAGGSHPDVQFYFDGYSAACGDGSVRDAETLSDESNKRTVNISAIALQPRSRGYLTLESTDPQQPPKLQPNYFLEEHELDVVVDAAKIAYRLANTTILREKYGMQPTEGYGSECPGGGLNPTDEFFKCLAKLHTAPGNNQVGTCKMGAADDPMAVVDPQLKVYGIDGLRVADASVIPTVVSGHTAASVVMIGERAADFVYRDLLGTSLKKVHDLAMPMRLRPY, from the exons ATGGTTGGGGCTGTG GACTACCCATGTCCAATACCCGCAATCGGACCTTCAATAACGAGCTCATGCCCCAGCCAGTTCCTTCTATTCATGAGCATCTTGGAGTCCTTTGTCTACGGCAGAGCTGACCTTTCCATGGCCTGCTTTCCTGTGAAGGAAATAGGCGTACCAGATGACAGCTACGACTTTGTGGTTGTTGGAGGTGGTACCGCTGGATCTGTTGTTTCTGAGAGGCTCTCAGAAAATGAACAGTGGAAG GTGTTGCTGATAGAAGCTGGGGGCGACGAGCCCGTACCAGCGGTAGTACCTGCTTGGCTAAAGGCGTACCGTGGTCGCAATGAGACTGATTGGAATTACTCCACGGTGCCTCAAGAGAAAGCCTGCCTCGATAGCGGTGGTGTATGTTCCTGGCCTAAAGGAAAGATGCTCG gtGGTTGTTCAGTTATCAACGATATGATGTACATGCGCGGTAACCCCGACGACTACGACGGCTGGGCGGCCGACGGCGCTACTGGCTGGTCTTGGTCTGAAGTGTTCCCATACTTCATGAGGAGTGAAAAGAACGTAGAGATCGGCTACGGCGGCATATCTCAAGAGTATCATACTAGCGGAGGAAGTATGCTAGTGCAGCGG TTCAACTACGCACCAAAATTCGCTCATGATGTAGTGTCTGCTAGCATTGAAATGGGATATCCACCTACTAGTGATCTCAACGGAGAGACAGGAACTGGCTTCACTATCGCGCAGGCCTATACCGA TTATGGTTCGAGACAAAGCACAGCTCGAACGTATTTTCGGGCGTTTCTTCATCCAGCGTATGAGCAAAAAAACTTACACATTTTGCTGAACGCGGAGGGTTCCAGGGTTATAATTGATCCGGTTACTAAGAAAGTGACTGGTGTGGAGTATATCAAGAATGGTCAAAAGAAGATAGTGGGAGTCAATAAAGAA GTGGTTTTATCAGGGGGAACAATAAACACTCCGAAAATTCTTCTCCTCTCTGGTATTGGACCAAAGGAAACTCTGGAGCAATTCAACATTCCTGTAATCAAAGACCTACCAGGAGTAGGACAGAACCTTCATGATCATGTGGGGGTGACGTTAGAGTTCACGCTTACAAAAGAATCTGATGTACCTGAGCTTTCCTGGGCAAGTGCTATGAAGTTCTTGATGGAAAGGAAGGGTCCTCTCTCTGGCACTGGGTTGTCACAG TTAACAGGTAAAGTGAACTCACGCTTGGCAGGCGCGGGTGGAAGCCATCCAGATGTGCAGTTCTACTTCGACGGCTACTCCGCCGCTTGTGGGGATGGCTCAGTTCGAGATGCTGAGACTCTTTCTGATGAGAGCAACAAAAGAACTGTCAA TATATCCGCCATAGCTCTGCAGCCTCGGAGCCGCGGCTACCTCACGCTGGAGTCCACAGACCCGCAGCAGCCTCCGAAGCTGCAACCGAACTACTTCCTCGAGGAGCATGAGCTGGACGTCGTTGTAGATGCCGCGAAAATTGCTTACCGTCTCGCCAATACAACG ATTTTACGCGAGAAATATGGCATGCAACCAACAGAAGGCTATGGTTCTGAATGCCCCGGTGGTGGGCTCAACCCCACTGACGAGTTCTTCAAGTGTTTGGCCAAATTGCACACCGCTCCGGGGAACAATCAGGTTGGCACGTGCAAGATGGGAGCTGCGGACGATCCCATGGCTGTAGTTGATCCGCAACTCAAGGTTTACGGCATTGACG GTCTACGTGTGGCAGATGCCTCAGTAATACCGACTGTGGTATCTGGCCATACCGCAGCGTCGGTTGTGATGATCGGCGAACGTGCCGCGGATTTCGTGTACCGAGACCTGCTAGGGACCAGTCTGAAAAAAGTACACGATCTAGCGATGCCAATGAGGCTGCGTCCATACTAA